TTTGTATCACAAGCTCGaagtggaaaaattaaaaggaattcTGGGAAAAGATGTACCTATCCCACGAATATCCCCGTTGGGATGTTTGCTAACGCATTGGAAAGAGGGAGGTTTTGGTCAAGAGATGCGGAAAGGAAAACTGATTGATTATTGTAATATTTGGTGGCCACAGTATAAACTAGAGGACCAAGAAACTTGGCCTGAGAATGGAACATTGCAATATAATACAATTTTACAATTAATGCTATTTTGCAAGCGGGAAGGAAAATACGATGAACTCCCGTATGTGGAACTACTCTTTTATTTACGCCGAAAGCCTGAATGGCAGCATGCTTGTGGAATAATGGTGTTTGAAGTTCCAACCAAGGAACGTTGCTGTGCATGTACTAAGGAAGGGCGCTGCATGCAGCATCAGGCAATAGAGAATAATAAGTATTATGGGGAAATGAATAATGGAAATATTGATCTGGAAGTTGCGCCGTCGGCTCCAGAAGAGCcaggacagggagagaaaagggagaatgAAGATAGCAGTAGTGATGGAGAACCCCCGACTTTAGTCTCCCCTGTGTCACACAGGACTCGGCAACAGCGGAGGGCAGGGGAAACTATAAAtgaacagaaagggaaaataatcgCTCCCCTCAGACAGGGAGTGGGGACAGAAGGACCGGTATACGTTAAGGTGCCTTTTTCGGCTGGGGATTTAATGATATGGAAACAAGCAGCCGGCACCTATAGAGAAAACCCAGATAAAGTAGCCAGGGTAAtgaaaatgataattaaaaccCAAAATCCCGATTGGGATGATCTTCAGGTGATCCTGGATACTTTAATGGACTCGACAGAAAAAGACATGGTATTGAGGGCAGCTAGAGAGAGAGCCCGAGAGGATATACGAAACGGATTAGCGCCTGGAAATTTGGATCGAAACTTCCCCACTGAGGATCCCCAATGGGATTATAACACGGGGGATGGAATAAGGAGGCTGAAGAGATATCAAGATTGGATACAAGTCGGGGTACAGAATGCCATGCCCCGGACCATAAATTGGTCAAAACTGTATAATGTcaggcaagaaaaaacagaatcacCTTCCGCCTTTTTGGAGAGATTAAAAGAAACTGCTAAGAAATATATGGATTTAGACGTAGAAACTGAGCAAGCTAAAGCTCAATTAGCACTCATTTTCCTGGGACAAGCCCAAGaggatattcagaagaaattgcaAAAGTTGGAAGGTGCAGATTTGAGAAATTTGGATAGACTGTTGGAAATAGCCTGGAAAGTGTataataacagagaaaaagaagcaacaaaaagGCAACAACAGAATTTATTAGCAGTAATTCAAGGGAGAGAACATGCAGGATTaaggggcaggggaagaggaaatATTAATGGTCGAGGTAGAGGAACGGGGAGAGGCTATCCGAGCTCAGGGGGAAATAGGCTAGGTCTTAACCAGTATGCCCATTGTGAGAGGGAAGGTCATTGGAAAAACGAGTGCCCTCTCCGTGGACAGCTGATCGTTGGTGGGGGAAATCCGTTCCGAaaccaagcagcagcaaaggcgATGGTTCTGGGGGAATATAGTAGCTGACTAGGAGATTCGGTAACGGAAACTAAAGAGCCCCCAGCAAAAATTCAAATAGGAAATAAGGAAGTAAAATTTTTAATTGATACGGGGGCCACATATTCAGTACTCAACAAATTAAGTGGTAAGATAGGGGAAAGGAAAACTACTATTATAGGTGCCACCGGGAAAGAGGAAATACGGCCGTTCTTACAACCCCTTGATTTACGGTTTGGAGGTAAAGAAATTACGCATGAATTTTTATATGTACCAGAATGCCCTATTCCTCTTTTGGGACAGGATCTGTTAACTAAACTAAATGCTACCATAACGTTTGAGGATGGAGAATTGATTATGAGAATCCCGGAATCAAAAGTGGGACAAATATTGATGATTAAAGAGAAGGCTGTTCCTCATATACCAAAGGAGGTAGAAAATGCAGTAATACCTACGATTTGGGAAACAGATGTACCCGGAAAATCGAAAGTAGCCCAGCCAGTAAAAATTGAACTTAAGGAAGGGGCCCGACCGGTACGGATTAAACAGTACCCGTTGAAGCTAGAGGCTAGGCTAGGAATAGTAAAGATTATAGATAAATTTCTTAGCTACCGCATTCTGGAAGAATGCAAGTCTGAATATAATACCCCAATTTTCCCAGTAAAGAAACCTAATGGGGAATACAGACTAGTGCAGGACCTTAGggcaataaatgaaataacaaaagatATTCACCCAGTGGTGGCTAATCCTTATACATTGTTAACAtctgtaaaagagaaatataagcGGTTTACGGTAATAGATTTAAAAGATGCCTTCTTCTGCATACCCATTGACAAGGATAGTAGAAAACtctttgcttttgaatgggAAAGTCCATGAAACGGACGAAAAATGCAACTGACCTGGACAAGGTTACCTCAAGGATTCAAGAATAGCCCGACCCTCTTCGGCAGTCAATTAGCTAAAGAAGTAGAAGATTGGATCAACCAAGGACAAATTCAGGTACCAAGGGATCAATACTTGCTATTACAATATGTGGACGATATACTAATAGCTACCGAAGGAGAGTCAGAATGTATTCAGGTAACTATTGATATTTTGAATCAACTAGGACTAAATGGATACAAGGTTTCTAAACAAAAGGCACAAATCGCATGCACAACAGTAATTTATTTGGGATGTGAAATTTCTCAAGGACAAAGAAAACTGGGAGTTAACCGAATACAAGCTATTTGTGAGATCCCCGAGCCGCGAAATTTGCATGAACTACGGGCTTTCCTAGGTATGGCCGGGTGGTGCAGACTGTGGGTAATGGACTATGGACTCATAGCAAAGCCCCTTTATGAAACCCAAAAGGCCTGTACATTTACCTGGGGAAAGCTGCAACAAGAGGCctttaagaaattaaaggaagcCCTGATGAAGGCACCTGCCTTGGGTTTGCTGGACCTATCAAAAGACTTCCAACTGTTTGTGCATGAGAGACAACGATTGGCATTAGGAGTACTGACCCAGCGACTTGGGAGCTGGAAAAGACCTGTGGggtatttttctaaacaattgGATGCAGTAAGTGCTGGATGGCCCTCGTGTTTAAGGGCCGTGGCAGCCACAGTCCTTTTAATACAGGAAGCCAGGAAGCTCACATTAGGAAAACGAATTGAGGTGTTCGTGCCACATATGGTGACTACGGTATTGGAGCAAAAGGGGGGCCATTGGCTGTCACCCAGCCGAATGATGAAATATCAAGCCATACTAACTGAGCAAGATGATGTAATTCTAAAAACCACTAACCTATTGAACCCAGCAGTGTTTCTAGGAACAACTACGGAGGAAGGAGACCTCAGTCATGACTGTGTGGAAACCATCGAACATACCTATGCCAGCAGGACAGACTTAAAGGACCAACCTCTGGAGAAACCGGATTGGGAACTTTTCACGGATGGAAGCAGCTTTGTGGAAAACGGAACTCGCTATGCAGGATACGCGGTAACTACGTCAAAGGTAATGATTGAGGCAAACTCCCTACCTCCGGGAACTTCAGCGCAATGAGCAGAAATAATTGCCCTGACACGAGCCCTGGAACTAAGCGAGGGTAAGAATGTGAATATATGGACAGATTCGAAATATGCATTTGGAGTAGTTCATGTACATGGGGCATTATGGAAAGAAAGGGGAATGCTATCCTCACAAGGGACTAATATAAAATACcaagaagaaatattgaaattaatAACAGCTGTACAGAAACCCCAACAGGTAGCTATAATGCATTGTAAAGCCCATCAAGGAGGGGCGTCAGAGATTGCAGAAGGTAACAGACTGGCAGATTTGACGGCCCGGAAGGTTGCGCGCGAAGTATGGAAAGTAATGGCTCTAATTCCATCAAAGGTAGGCCTTTCTTGTTCTAATTTACCTAAAGACCCAAAGTATTCGGCAGAAGATGAGAGACTTGCGAATTTGATGAAGGCTCGGAAGAATTCTGACGGATGGTATGTGACTACGACAGGGCAAGTCATAGTGCCTCCTGTAGTAATGCGAGAAAtcttacaaacaaaacataacgAGTGTCACTGGGGTGCAGAAGCAATGGTGACTTATTTGAAACGGGGTGTCATCTCGGTACACATGTTAACAATGGCAAAGTCAGTAATGTCGAAATGCGAGCTTTGCTTAAAGAATAATCCGGTAGCAAGGAAACATGCTGAGATGGGAAGAACTAGGACTGGGATAGAGCCTGGAGATTACTGGCAAATTGACTTCGTGGAATTACCTAAAGCAAGAGGCTACAAATACCTATTGGTAGGGGTTGATACTTTCTCAGGATGGCCGGAGGCCCTTCCCTGTCGCACCAACCAAGCAAAGGAAACGGTAAAATGGTTACTACAGGAAATAATCCCTAGATTTGGTGTACCGTTGGGTATTTCTTCAGACAGGGGACCGCATTTTATTGCCAATGTGGTTAAGGAGGTTAGTAGGTTACTGGGAATTACCTGGAATTTACATACCCCATGGAGGCCTCAATCTAGTGGTCAGGTAGAGAGGATGAACCAAACTTTGAAAGGGCAATTAAGCAAAATTTGTCAGGAAGCTAAGATACAGTGGCCACAGGCCTTACCAATAGCCTTGCAATGGGAGTAATGTACTCGTGTGTAAAGGGTGAAATAGTTAGGAGTAGTGCATGGAATCGCCGAATAATGAGAGTCCTTACCAAGGATCACCCAGAACACCCTGTCCCATTTACTCCACCCCCGCCTTATAGTACTAGCACTAATAAGTAGGCATGGAGGTATCAATAAGATAGTAGACTAATAAAGATGTATTAAGTTATACTTACTAACCTCTACTAACCTGATTCAActtaataataatgaaaatacttgccCTCGGTATGAGTGAAGTATTTTCAAAGGGGGGAAATGTTAGTGTTGGGGAAAACCAAATGGATGTCTTAATGTTTCTTAGGTGACGGGTCATAAAATATAGATAAGCGATATCAAATGCATTTACATTATCAAATTTATCTATACTAAGATATTTAGGGAGTATACCGAACAGTCAAATGAATCCTTGAAAGGGACCCCTGTGAGAGAACAGGTACAACCTGACCTTTGATAAGaacctgaaaatgctgaaatgagttGAACCAGAACCAAGGAGCGGAGACAGCATGCGTCGAGTGAGAAAGGTGAAAAGTTTAACAGAGAGGAAGACTCCTTACTTCATCTGGACGACCACCAGAGAGCACCACGCATGTGCAAATGGGAGGAGAGCTAATTGGAATGGAATGCGAGGCTGATGTTGCAACctgtaatgaatatgtataccTTACGTAATATTGAATGTATAAATAACGATCGGGATGTAACGGGACTGGAAGCCAGATTTGGGCACCTGCCCCGGCTTCCAGCGCTGAataaagcaccttcatataatcacttGGTGGTTATGTGGTTGCTACGCTAACAACCATGGCAAGTTGCCGTGTCGCGTGTTCACAACTTTAGTGGGACTACCCCCCatgctgcccagcgctgaataaacatacctactttacaatcttactgattgtggagtccatTTTCCGCAAGTCAGGCAGAGGTGAAGTGCTATAggctgaccgcagcccccatttccccattcccctgcactgcttggggggaggaggtggaagagggtggatgcgggaaggtgtttttagtttattttctttatttttcaattctctagcttgttagtaataggcaataaattttactaatctcCCTACTCTAAGTGTGTTtttccccatccttatctcaacccttgagtccttttaattgtattttctccccttgccctttgaagagggggagtgagagagtggttgtggtggagctcggctgcccacaTGAGTAAAGCCACCACAAAGAGGTAAGCAATACTAAGGGACCTAAGCACCAACTGGTACTTCAAGCAAATGAGTTTAAGTCTGAGTTAACTCCTCCTCCTTAGGGCTGCAGATAGAGTATTCTTGTAGATTTAAAGTACAGGTTTTGAAGCgaagaaaagctgggaaaagcTCCTAGTTTAGgatttatttcttataaaaacaGGATTTCAAAATTAGATAGACCATGGAGGGAGaaatataaatctttttaaGAATTAGGTTCCTAAGTGAAAAATCATCTGAGATCTTGTGTGCTCCTGGTCCCGGTCCTGCTATTTGTACTCCTGATCCATTTATTGTCATGTTTCTGAATTGTTCCCTAATTTGAAGTGTAGTTCTAAGAGGTATATAAACCCAGGCTTGAGCTATCTGGGCAGTCATACGGACTGCTGTAGGATATGCATAGCTCAGTACCAGGTCAGTGCCATTTAGATGACAGTTGATTCAGTGCCTGTGAGATTTCTAAAGTTGGAGCCATATATATACCATGTTTGTATATAGCTCTAAGTATTGGctaattttcctttcctaccGTCCCCACAACGTTTTTGTTACTAACAAGTTATCTGCCTTGGTGGCACTCTATTCAGACTGGTGATGTGACTCAAACTCTTGCAAGGCTGACTTTTGGGAAGTTCTTAAGTAAGTTCTTAAGAACTGTTTTTAAGCGTGACAGAATCGTGCCTGTATTTATATCTAGTAAATACTGTACTTTTCTGAGTAAGCTTTGCATTCAGCTGAGGGACTGTTTATATGGGAAAGAACAGAGAATAATGTAAGGTCCAGACTCCTTCTAATAATTAATTGTCTGCCATGCATATCTTTACTCTGCTCTAGGTGTCCTAGCTAAAGTAAACCTAACACATACTTTAAGGAAAATCAAGTGTTTCAGGTTGGGAAACTGTTTATAGTATTACAGTTTTCTCCTCCAAAcaggcttaaaaaataataaaaagcagctcCTGTGAAACAAAATCAACAGTACTAGAAAGGGGCATCTATTCTGCTCTATTGTGCTGTAGGAGGACTCCAATCTACTTTAATTGTCCAATACTGCACCCCAGAGGTAATAGAGCATTGACAACTTTCTAATATGGAAGAAACTGAAGCATAATGTTTCAGTGCCCTTATGGCCTTTAGTGCTTATTTTGAGCACCATCTAGGACAATTCTGACCTTTCATAACCACCGGTGTCTGATGGTTAAAAAGTGAGGAAGTACTGGGATATGTCAGCAGTTTCTCATTGCAGTATCTCCTGAACATGCATCTTGGCTCTATTTTGACCCTAgctcaagaactgctccaacatgggtcccccgCAGGCGTTAGCTCCCaccagatcccctgctcctgtgaGGACtcttctccacaggctacaggtccggcccagaGTCTGCTCTGGCGGGGGCTCTCCACAcgccgcaggggaacttcagctccagcgcctggagcacctcctccccctccttcactgaccttggtgtctgcagggctgtttctcactcctctctctcccagctgctgttgcacagcagttatTTTCCTCCTGTGAAGCAAAGACAATGGAAAACTTTGTAGTACTTGTCATACAGCATTCATCACTACATTCATCACTGTTGTAGTCCAGCCTTAACACCAGATTCCCAGTGATTTGAGTACTTAAATTTAGGATGATAGCTAATGATTACATTCATATGATGAGTTGCCAACATTTTGTAGGAAACTTTCTTTCAACTACTCgaaatatatacaaaattaatgttaatatttttatcttactgatgcatcacattttaaaattctgctcaGAAATACATACTACCTATAAATAACTAATAGGTAAATATAACAATGTTTGTGCATCTCATTAATTACTTAAAATGACATGCAACTGTATGTTACACCAGcccttaaagaaacaaaaagtggaaaagtgcactatatttttcattcattctagagaaaaaatcaaatgacaACAAGCAACCTCTATGAAAACATTGGTGCTAGGTGTGCTTTTACTATATTATTACATACTGTCTATAATTTATGAAGCTGAGTAACAACATGTAGCTGTTAGGGAAGTTAATATCAGAATGAAGAGGGCAAAGAAGTCTCTCCACTATTTTCAacagtgcacacacacatattgTCTTTGCAAGTAGGAAGCTTTTTATCTCAGTACAGTTATAAACAACAGCAAGAGAGGTACCTACAAGTAACATTTTGGTTAAAAGTGtttgagaaatatattttgaacaCAGTATTGACTGCATGAAGATCTTTAattcctgctttttaaaattacattaaaaatactgaattatttgtTCCCTTTGAAGAACAAGAAATGAGTCGCAAAATAAATGACTGTGCAAACAGTTTAGATTTATGGGAGCCCAGTCATTTATTTAGAGCAAAAGACACATTCTCCTTTGACTTCGAAGGCATCAGGATTAGGTTCTAAAGCTTTACGCTGAAATTTGCAGTTCATTTTCACAACCAGGTGTGGATTTATCCGGGGATTTTAGATAGCTTCGCTCTTGTGATATATGGAGTAATAATTcgtgtcaagaagatggttgatgttaataaagaagggggagatgtgggagtgtggccatgggggtcgacaagggggactcttaacgatgaggccatcaggaatgtaaagagtttagagggaacaaagaagggtggATTCAGGAGACACCATgccgtctcgggttgcttgttctccagccgttaaggcatggaagttgctgggtgtttgctggttgccgggcaaagttgttcGACCAATGaagagttagtggaaaaggactgctgtggggcgaatggtataagaGGGGAGC
This genomic window from Cygnus olor isolate bCygOlo1 chromosome W unlocalized genomic scaffold, bCygOlo1.pri.v2 SUPER_W1, whole genome shotgun sequence contains:
- the LOC121062902 gene encoding LOW QUALITY PROTEIN: uncharacterized protein LOC121062902 (The sequence of the model RefSeq protein was modified relative to this genomic sequence to represent the inferred CDS: substituted 1 base at 1 genomic stop codon), whose translation is MQLTWTRLPQGFKNSPTLFGSQLAKEVEDWINQGQIQVPRDQYLLLQYVDDILIATEGESECIQVTIDILNQLGLNGYKVSKQKAQIACTTVIYLGCEISQGQRKLGVNRIQAICEIPEPRNLHELRAFLGMAGWCRLWVMDYGLIAKPLYETQKACTFTWGKLQQEAFKKLKEALMKAPALGLLDLSKDFQLFVHERQRLALGVLTQRLGSWKRPVGYFSKQLDAVSAGWPSCLRAVAATVLLIQEARKLTLGKRIEVFVPHMVTTVLEQKGGHWLSPSRMMKYQAILTEQDDVILKTTNLLNPAVFLGTTTEEGDLSHDCVETIEHTYASRTDLKDQPLEKPDWELFTDGSSFVENGTRYAGYAVTTSKVMIEANSLPPGTSAQXAEIIALTRALELSEGKNVNIWTDSKYAFGVVHVHGALWKERGMLSSQGTNIKYQEEILKLITAVQKPQQVAIMHCKAHQGGASEIAEGNRLADLTARKVAREVWKVMALIPSKVGLSCSNLPKDPKYSAEDERLANLMKARKNSDGWYVTTTGQVIVPPVVMREILQTKHNECHWGAEAMVTYLKRGVISVHMLTMAKSVMSKCELCLKNNPVARKHAEMGRTRTGIEPGDYWQIDFVELPKARGYKYLLVGVDTFSGWPEALPCRTNQAKETVKWLLQEIIPRFGVPLGISSDRGPHFIANVVKEVSRLLGITQNTLSHLLHPRLIVLALISRHGGINKIVD